GGCAGCTTGCGCCCGATCACAATACGCACGACGTTCCTCGGTGCCCATGCTGTTCCGGCAGACTATAAGGACAGGGCGGACGCTTACCTCTCGGAGGTTTGCCTGCCGGCGCTTGAAGCTGCCCAAGCCGAAGGTTTGGTCGATGCGGTCGATGGTTTTTGTGAAGGCATTGCCTTCTCCCCGGCCCAGATCGCGAAAGTGTTCGATAAGGCGGTCGAGCTGGGCCTGCCGATCAAACTCCACGCCGAGCAGCTGTCAAACCTTGGCGGAACCGCCCTTGCGGCTTCTTATGGGGCTCTGTCGGCAGATCATTTGGAATACCTGGATAAAGCTGGCGTCAAGGCTATGGCCAGCAGCGGCACGGTTGCTGTCATCCTGCCGGGAGCATTCTACACCCTGCGCGAAACGCAAGCCCCGCCGGTTGAACTTCTGCGTCGGCATGAAGTGCCCATGGCGCTTGCGACCGACTGCAATCCTGGGTCCTCGCCGCTCGCTTCGCTGCTTCTCACCATGAATATGGGGTGCACATTGTTCCGTATGACACCGGAAGAAGCACTTGCCGGTGTCACCCGCGAGGCGGCCAAGGCGCTGGGTCTTACGGACCGCGGTACGTTGAAGGCCGGAAAACGAGCCGATCTCGCCATCTGGAACGTTCAACACCCGGCAGAACTCAGCTATCGCATCGGCTTTAACGCCCTTGAAAAACGAATTTTTGGAGGAGCCGCATGAGTGCTCTTGTTGTGTCTCCGGGCGCTGTTCGCCTTGCCGATCTGGAACGCGTCTACCGTGAAAGCCTTCCCGTCCGGGTCGACCGGGCTGCAGAAGCTGCAATCCGGTTGGCTGCGGAGCGGGTTGGTAAAGCCGCACGCGGTGAAGAGGCCGTCTATGGCGTCAACACAGGGTTCGGGAAGCTGGCGAGTGTAAAGATTGCCGCTGAAGACACAGAGACACTTCAGCGTAATCTGATCCTGTCGCATTGCTGCGGCGTTGGAGAGCCGCTTGACACGGCCACAACCCGTTTGATGATGGTCCTAAAGCTTCTCTCCCTCGGACGCGGTGCGTCCGGGGTTCGGCTTGAAGTGTTGGAGCTGATCGAAGCTTGCCTTGAAAAGGGTGTTACGCCTGTCACGCCATCTCAAGGCTCTGTTGGAGCTTCCGGTGATTTGGCACCCTTGGCCCACATGGCCGCCGTTCTCATTGGCGAAGGCGAAGCAGAATTCGGCGGCGAGCGAATGCCGGGTGGGGCCGCGCTCGAAAGGGCCGGGCTCAAGCCGGTCGTTTTGGGCCCCAAGGAAGGCCTCGGCCTTATCAACGGTACACAGTTTTCGACAGCGTGCGCGCTTGTCGGTCTCTTTGAAGCCTGGCGTCTTGCCGAAGCAACGGTCCTGACCGCAAGCATGTCAACCGATGCCATTATGGGGTCCACGGCGCCGCTTCTTCCAGAAATCCATGAATTGCGTGGCCATCGTGGTCAGATCGAAGTGGCTGCCGCAATGCGCGCAGTCATGGAGGGGTCCGAAATCCGTGAGAGCCACCGGGAAGGCGATATCCGTGTTCAGGATCCCTACTGCATCCGCTGCCAGCCGCAGGTGACAGGTGCCTGTATTGATCTTCTACGGACGGCGGCCAACACACTTGAGATTGAAGCCAATGCGGCAACCGACAACCCTCTGGTTTTGATAGAGGAAGACCGGATTGTTTCCGGTGGCAACTTTCACGCAGAGCCTGTTGCTTTTGCCGCAGACCAGATTGCGCTTGCGATAGCTGAACTCGGGGCAATTGCCCAGCGGCGCATTGCCTTGATGGTAGATCCTGCTCTGTCTTTCGATTTGCCTCCGTTTCTTGCGCGCGATCCAGGTTTGAATTCCGGGCTTATGATCGCCGAGGTGACGACTGCTGCATTGATGAGCGAAAACAAACATCTCGCAAATCCATGCTCAACAGATTCCACGCCCACCAGTGCCAATCAGGAAGATCATGTGTCGATGGCTGCGCACGGCGCACGCCGATTGGCACGCATGAACGCGAACTTGGCTCATATCCTGGGTGTTGAACTGCTTTGTGCTGCCGAAGGGATCGAACATCGCGCGCCGCTCAAGACGAGTGCACCGCTGCAAAACGCGTTGGAACAGCTTCGGCAAAAAATCCCTGCACTGGAGAAGGACCGGTACCTGGCACCGGACCTGGAGACCGCGGCAGAGTTGATCGAGTCCCGGAGTCTGGTTGCGTTTCTTGATGACAATGCCACCTTGGTTCTTGGAGGTGCCTATGCAGCCGGTTGAGGTCTTTCAAGGTGACGGACCGGTGGTGCTTGGGGTGCCTCATGCCGGAACGTACGTGCCGCCTGAGATTTGGTCCGACCTGAACGAAGTCGGCCAAAAGCTTGCCGATACTGATTGGCACGTTGACCAACTCTATTCTGACCTCCTGCCAGGCGCGACGATGGTGAAGGCAAATTTTCACCGCTATGTCATCGATGCCAACCGGGACCCGGAAGGCGTCAGCCTTTATCCTGGACAGAACACGACAACGCTCTGTCCAACAACGGACTTTGACGGACGCCCGATTTATCTGGACGGCAGCGAGCCGGATCCAGAAGAGATCGAAAAGCGGCGGCTGGCCTGGCATGCGCCTTATCATGCTGCACTGAAGGCCGAACTGGATCGGGTATACGCGAAACATGGCATCGCAATTCTCTACGATTGCCACTCGATCCGCTCCGTTGTGCCCTACCTGTTCAAGGGCACGCTGCCGGATTTCAACACCGGAACCAATGGTGGCGCAACATGCGCACCGACAATCGAAAAAGCCGTTGTCGATCTCACTTCGAAGGCTGAAGGCTACTCGTCTATCCTGAACGGCCGCTTCAAGGGCGGCTGGACCACCCGCCACTATGGCCAGCCGGCACGCGGCTTCCATGCCATCCAGATGGAGCTGGCTCAATCCACGCATCTTGTGAGCGAAGACACGCCCTTTGCTTATGACGAGGTGAAAGCCGGGCGTTTGCGGGTCCATCTCAAAGAAATTCTCAGCGCATTGGCTGATCTCGCGCCTGCGCTCGTCCAACACAGCAAAAATTCCGAGGGAGCCAACCATGGTTGACCGCCGCCACAATGCACATGACGTTTTCCCGCCGACGGGGACGGAGCTCAATACCAAGTCCTGGTTGACGGAAGCTCCGTTGCGGATGCTCATGAACAACCTGCATCCAGATGTTGCTGAAAATCCCCACGAGCTGGTCGTTTATGGCGGGATCGGCCGTGCTGCGCGCACATGGGATGATTTCGACCAGATCGTCGCGAGCTTGAAGTCTCTGGAAGATGATGAAACCTTGATGGTTCAATCCGGCAAACCGGTTGGTGTGTTCAAGACCCATAAGGATGCGCCGCGCGTTCTGATCGCGAATTCCAACTTGGTGCCGAACTGGGCGAACTGGGACCACTTCCACGAACTCGATAAAAAGGGCCTGGCTATGTACGGCCAGATGACTGCGGGCTCCTGGATCTACATTGGCACGCAGGGCATCGTTCAGGGCACTTATGAGACCTTCATGGAAGCCGGCCGCCAGCATTATGAGGGCAACCTGAAAGGCCGCTGGATTCTCACCGGTGGACTTGGCGGCATGGGCGGTGCGCAACCGCTTGCTGCGGTCATGGCCGGAGCCTGCTGTCTTGCGGTCGAGTGCGATGAAAAGAGCGCTGATTTCCGCCTTCGCACAAAATATGTCGATGAAAAAACGCATTCCCTCGACGAAGCGCTGGAAATGATCGAGCGCTGGACGAAGGCGGGCGACGCGAAATCCGTTGCGTTGATCGGCAACGCTGCAGACGTTTACTCAGAGCTCGTCAGACGCGGTGTCAAACCGGATATCGTCACCGATCAAACGTCTGCGCATGACCCGGTCAATGGGTACCTGCCGCAAGGCTGGACCGTTGCCGAATGGCGCTCAAAAGCAGAGACAGATCCAAAATCCGTCGAGAAAGCCGCCCGCGCCTCGATGAAGGTCCATGTTCAGGCGATGGTCGATTTCTGGAATGCCGGTGTGCCAACGCTGGATTACGGCAACAACATCCGCCAGGTCGCCTTGGAAGAGGGATTTGAAAACGCATTCGCGTTCCCGGGCTTTGTGCCTGCCTACATTCGGCCGCTCTTCTGCCGCGG
This window of the Roseibium alexandrii DFL-11 genome carries:
- the hutI gene encoding imidazolonepropionase codes for the protein MPQRLLTNAKLVTLTETGDSYGLIEDGMLAIDGETIGYAGPAANLPESFADFPNENLNGRLVTPGLIDCHTHVVFGGDRAREFEMRLEGASYEQVARAGGGIVSTVKATRSASEGELLKGALSRVDALIAEGVTGIEIKSGYGLDQETELKMLRVARKVGSLRPITIRTTFLGAHAVPADYKDRADAYLSEVCLPALEAAQAEGLVDAVDGFCEGIAFSPAQIAKVFDKAVELGLPIKLHAEQLSNLGGTALAASYGALSADHLEYLDKAGVKAMASSGTVAVILPGAFYTLRETQAPPVELLRRHEVPMALATDCNPGSSPLASLLLTMNMGCTLFRMTPEEALAGVTREAAKALGLTDRGTLKAGKRADLAIWNVQHPAELSYRIGFNALEKRIFGGAA
- the hutH gene encoding histidine ammonia-lyase, producing the protein MSALVVSPGAVRLADLERVYRESLPVRVDRAAEAAIRLAAERVGKAARGEEAVYGVNTGFGKLASVKIAAEDTETLQRNLILSHCCGVGEPLDTATTRLMMVLKLLSLGRGASGVRLEVLELIEACLEKGVTPVTPSQGSVGASGDLAPLAHMAAVLIGEGEAEFGGERMPGGAALERAGLKPVVLGPKEGLGLINGTQFSTACALVGLFEAWRLAEATVLTASMSTDAIMGSTAPLLPEIHELRGHRGQIEVAAAMRAVMEGSEIRESHREGDIRVQDPYCIRCQPQVTGACIDLLRTAANTLEIEANAATDNPLVLIEEDRIVSGGNFHAEPVAFAADQIALAIAELGAIAQRRIALMVDPALSFDLPPFLARDPGLNSGLMIAEVTTAALMSENKHLANPCSTDSTPTSANQEDHVSMAAHGARRLARMNANLAHILGVELLCAAEGIEHRAPLKTSAPLQNALEQLRQKIPALEKDRYLAPDLETAAELIESRSLVAFLDDNATLVLGGAYAAG
- the hutG gene encoding N-formylglutamate deformylase — its product is MQPVEVFQGDGPVVLGVPHAGTYVPPEIWSDLNEVGQKLADTDWHVDQLYSDLLPGATMVKANFHRYVIDANRDPEGVSLYPGQNTTTLCPTTDFDGRPIYLDGSEPDPEEIEKRRLAWHAPYHAALKAELDRVYAKHGIAILYDCHSIRSVVPYLFKGTLPDFNTGTNGGATCAPTIEKAVVDLTSKAEGYSSILNGRFKGGWTTRHYGQPARGFHAIQMELAQSTHLVSEDTPFAYDEVKAGRLRVHLKEILSALADLAPALVQHSKNSEGANHG
- the hutU gene encoding urocanate hydratase — translated: MVDRRHNAHDVFPPTGTELNTKSWLTEAPLRMLMNNLHPDVAENPHELVVYGGIGRAARTWDDFDQIVASLKSLEDDETLMVQSGKPVGVFKTHKDAPRVLIANSNLVPNWANWDHFHELDKKGLAMYGQMTAGSWIYIGTQGIVQGTYETFMEAGRQHYEGNLKGRWILTGGLGGMGGAQPLAAVMAGACCLAVECDEKSADFRLRTKYVDEKTHSLDEALEMIERWTKAGDAKSVALIGNAADVYSELVRRGVKPDIVTDQTSAHDPVNGYLPQGWTVAEWRSKAETDPKSVEKAARASMKVHVQAMVDFWNAGVPTLDYGNNIRQVALEEGFENAFAFPGFVPAYIRPLFCRGIGPFRWCALSGDPEDIYKTDAKVKELIPDDEHLHNWLDMARERISFQGLPARICWVGLGQRHRLGLAFNEMVRNGELKAPVVIGRDHLDSGSVASPNRETESMKDGSDAVSDWPLLNALLNTASGATWVSLHHGGGVGMGFSQHSGMVICCDGTDDAARRIERVLWNDPATGVMRHADAGYEIALDCAKEQGLNLPGILER